AGAAGCAAGTTGGGCGAGGCGGTTCCTGTCAGCGTAGCAGTCTCTGTGACACTGACAACTGATTTGAAATATAAGCAAATCAACGGCTCATATTCTCTTGCTTAATTTTCGCCTTGTCTgcgtttttattttaacaggTGGCAAAAATAgtatgtaaaataaatattttatttctttttctgacATTTTTGCATGTCCAAACTAtatgctaaattaataatatgttttcttaatatatatatatataaaacaagaaaaatacgTTAAtaccttattttttaaaaatacactttaatttttaaaatgattttaaaatatagtttttaaatttgaaaaaatttattaatactttcctattctttaaaaaaaaaaaacttcaaacatatatttaatttgtttaaaaatctagaaaatgtcattttttttattaaaaaaatactcaatgtaatattaaatttttttgagataatttatgagatattaataaacaattttcattcatatattgacgataattttttttttttaaagcttcatcggtatttttaaaacataatatatatatatattttttttttttactttttaaaagaaactcaaaggtattaataaaaaattttaaaatttaaggatatttttttaaataaattactaaccgttttcataaaaaaaatacaaacataaagttattagaatattatcgaaacatttgaaattttagattatatttattttttaagacaaCTCTGAACAAACTCAAcctaaaaattttatggtCGAGttggatttattatttaaatatttgaaaaggattatcaaatatatatttttataaattaataggagaaattatatatttatcaatTGACGTAATTCTACctaacttattaaatatattatatttttcggTGTTTTACGATCgttaattttttgttgttagGTAAGGAAACTACGATATAACTTTAGATAAGGTCGtacttattttaatataaaatatgctatattttaaatcaagtAGTTTATGTAAAGTGACGAATAAATGGTAAAGAATATTTggtaagaagaaagaagaaattaaagaaatgggttttgttttaatgCTTCATTATACCTCAATAACTACAACAAAGTACACTAAGAATGTGACATTTTAGGTGGCCAAATGTCCAAATTGTCCCTAAAAAATTGTCCCAAATTTCTCTTTTAACTACTCGATGGGGGTAATAAGATGTAATTTTTTCTCGAGTAGAAATCGAGAGGTTATTTAGTGATTTAGTCATCGTTTTCACGAGGAAATATAGAGAGAAACACCTCGTTTGCTGGTTATATGGTAATTAAATGCCATACCAAAAAAACTAATCTATATCTACGAgcggcttcccctcaaaattgcTCATTTATTTTGATCGAGGTGGgtattcacaaaaaaaaaatatatatatatccgtttattattttttaaaaaaaatatttgatctCACATCCGTtaaagaggagaacgaagcattatttacaatattttaccattaaaaaaatttcaaacatagtttttaatttaaatattatagttaaaatttaaaaataaataaataagacgTGGGCGGGGAATATAAAGATCCGAGCTCGGGAGGTATGAGGGGTAAAATGGACATATctaattattatgattatagCTAAATATTGAGGTTGACTTTTTACATGCTTTTTCACCGaacccacttttttttttatggtaagAGCCGACAAAGGTAGAACCTAGGaagataatttaataaatgattttaatattatttattaattttaaaataatggaatTATAGTGAGCAATAGAAATTGAGGAAAAGGGCAaattaggaagaaaatgaggtgAGAGACAATGAGTTGTAGACACCAATGCCACGCCAAGGCCATTATCtctttctcttaatttcacaactttctatcattttttttcctctccaaaTATCCGCTTCCCCTTTTCTATGAACTTTGTTCCAATCGAGTATAAGGTAAACCAAACTAAAAGTCATTCGTATACCTCTTTTTTTACCTACTCGTCATGTTTTTTAGTacattgtcttttttttagtacattgtcttattattttccttttcgtaattttttaaattttgttttttttctttttttgtcaaaattaaaataaaaatttgaaaactaagcATATAAATATGGAAAGGCATTGCCCTTTGTAAGGGCAAGTGGTGGGGGacaaataagataaataaaaataaataaataactttgaattaaaattgtatttaatcaataaataaataaagtcatAAAGATGTAAACtataaaaaagagtaaaaaaaaataataatgtagaTTTAGAGATATAATATGGGAAATGAGttgaaattagaaatattgtaattaagaaaattattatgtatttAAATTGATGTGTGGGTGATTTCCTAATAAAAGGAAACAAGAANATTGATGTGTGGGTGATTTCCTAATAAAAGGAAACAAGAATGTGGTAAAAGGAATTACACTAAATATACTTCTTTACCACTTCCATCTCTCCTCCAGGAAGAAGTGGggaacaaaaaggaaaaatagacCATATCAACTATTCATCACATGCTTCaattttatctcttttttttttgttttattattattattattattatgtttttctttttaatatttttatatatatatatatatataagagcTTGCATAAACTATTTTTGTGGTCGTAAAGACTTGGACAGGGTTGAGCacaacacgttttaaaaatggaCAAGTTGAGTAGAGCAAATAAAGTAAAGTACTAACGTTAAAAAGGAGCAACCACTCAACAACCAATCATGACAAAATGTGTGGTTCAAGCTCAagatgaacaaataaaaaccACCAAATCCTCACCACAAATTTCACAAACCAACTGAAAATGTCTCCGAGCATATGAAatcaaaaaacataaaactagATGGGttaaaacaattttcttaACTGTTCATGGGTCCGTCGATTGTGAATGCACTCAATCAAACAGGCCCATGATCATATCCCCGTCGGACTCCTCCTCTGGTTCTGCCGCCTTTTCTTCCTCAGCGGGGGCAGCAGCTGCTGAAGCGCCTCCAGACTCGTCGCCTGCAGCAGGAGCTGCTGCAGCTGCAAACTTGCTTGGATCCTACCATTTTTCCACCACCATACCAAATAAGTCATATACCATTTTATTTCTAGTTCATTTCTACTGCATCTAATGAATAAAGGAATCCTGCTAAAATGCCTAAGGTAAGTGGATCCCACTCAAAATATGACATTTGAAAAGGTTAGTAGGAACGGATAATGGTAATTAAAAAgatcaaaataaaactttatcaAACCAAAACTGAATCTAAATAGAACTATATCTAAGCATTTACGTATTTGATATATTGAGGAGTTTAAGAAAGCTGAAGGCTTACGAACCTTCAAGAATTCTTTGACTTCATCAGCCTGGGGGAATGAATATTCAGTGGCGACAGCAACAGCGAGAAGATTCTTATATGCATTGATGAGCATGTGGGGAGCAGCTGCAAGAGTTGGGAAAGACACAGCGAGAGACAAAGAGGCAACCATGGAAACCCCAGAAAGGAATTTCTCAAGAAGATCTTCCTCTGTAAGATCAAGCACCTCTGGGTCGAAAACAGAGCCATTGTCATAGACAGAGACAACAATTAGACCGTAAGAGAAGGGTCTAATCCCAAGCTTAGAGAGGAGCGCAGCCTCGGATGAACCGACTTTGTCTCCTTTTTTGATTAGCTCCACAGGAGTGATAATTTCCACTGTGCCTTTGTTAATCTTTGTTGGGATGTTCAGCACCTTAGATCATTCAACTTTTATGTTTAGACCCTTTTCCAAATTGAACGGTTTAAAATTGGAGGTACTAGTTCATAAGAAACCTGAAAGAAAGATGTCTGGGAAGGATCGAGTCCAGTGTTTCCTGGAGGAACAATCACGTCAATCGGTGCAATAAGGCCAACACGGGCTGGGGCTCCCACCTGTTTCCATAAATGCATACCATATATAAAACTTGTACAAATATGGCAATTACGCGGAGAAATTATTGAAGGTTGCCGCCATATTGGAGCTCTAAAGAACAAATTTGATAGAACAAACTGCTTGCAAACATTCCAACACAACCAAACTTAGCAGAACCGTGGACTGAAGGCATATTACATTTGATATGCAATTTCATTAGACCTTCAGAACGGATGGGCTATGCAATTTCATTAGACTATTATACAGTTTCATCCTAGTCTTCTGCATTTCTCAATGATCAATTCAGTTCTATAAAAAAACCATTATAAAGTTACCATCGGGAACTAATTACCACTACATTCTATTTATGTCGATAACTCTCTATGAGAACAATAATAGCTCGGAATAGGCCACATAACTTTTAAGGAAACTACAAATCTAGCATTAGGCAGTGTATGGTCAAAAGCCGGCATGGAAATCACAGCACAGAGCAGAAAGTGGAaatgagataaaataaaatccaaacaCAATACCTTGTACTTAGCGACCTCTTCCTTCACTTCCTTCAAATCGCCTTTAGTGAAGATCAAACCCACGTTTCCCTAAACATCGATCGAAGAAAGCTCGTTGAAATCAACAAgagacaaaatcaaaatcaaaatcaaaatcgagTTAGAGAGATTGGAATCCGTACCACAAGTTGGGGGAGGAGGTTCATGACGGCGGAATTACCAGTCTTTTCAGAATGGATTCTGATGGAGCGTTTCATCATAGTGTTCTTACCCATGAGAATAATGGAATCGCCTCGAAGACCCTTGCGAATACTCTGAAGCTGATTGGAGCCAACATTGTCGGCGCCGACGATGAGGACATGTGAGTACTCTTCCAGGAGGCGGCAGAGTTTCTTGTCGTACTGCGTCTTCTTTTGAGCTCTGGTGGGCTTGACAACCATGGCGGAAGACGGGGGAGAGATTCTCAGAGAGGATTCTTACGATTTCGCCGGAAAAGGAAACCCTAATGGGAGATGCAATGACGGAGAAGGGATCGTTGCATGAATATATATGGGACTGTGGTTTCGCGGGCTTAGTTAAGGGCccacttatttattatttattatttatttttattttattttattttttatttgtttggatCCCCAGAATACCATGATGCCTAGAGAATCGTTCTTTCTCCATTTAACGTGAGATTAAATGCCAAATTTCTGTCTATTATATCTttaatataacatttaaatttaatttttttaatatgtcaaataattattgatataaaatttaaattttaataatttattaaatactaaaaaatattatactcGACCATATAATACAAATCTATAAATTTCCGAactaaacttataaaataaatgtgagttaatatatatatatatatattatattatattaaataataattaatacaactaagtaataaaagtaattcaattcaaaaccatattttttatatgaaaaactTATAacatgcataaaaaaaaaattaaatagaaaaaaaatgagaagatATAACACGGTAGTTTTAGAGTGGTTCAATCAAACTCCACATATTCCATTCTCGAAGCGTCTCTTTAAtctgaataaaaaaattttattgacaCTTTCCTCGGATCAAAGCACAATCGCTATAACGTtttttttacgagttcaagagtaaattcaatcattttcaCCACATAGGATTAAACCgttataaatattgaaaatttcaaataatacaCTGCAACTCTCTAAAATAGTAGATTTACAAGTTGAGCACTcacaattaataaaaataataagatggagaaaaataaaattagaagctTGTAGAAAGCTTGCAAAGACAATAGACTACCAGTTGAACACtcacaattattttatcacaatataataaaaatatatctaaaaaataagacgaagagtaaataataaaaataataaaattaaaagaaattttcaaaatttatgttatgtatatattttttttaacataataatataatataaaaaatatataataatgttagGTGTGTtattgttaataattaaaagtagacgtgttattaattaaaattaattaatttgagcataaaaaaataaaaaataaaaaacccaAGATTTTATTCCAAACCCAATATGTCTTGCgacaattattaaaatgaaataatatattatcgGGTTGTTTATTAATGTTTATGTTTCTTAGAGAATTATAAACGACTCGAGTGCAAAAGTGGCTCGTTGGTTTCGTTAATGAGCTATGGAAGCTCTAAGCGCTCCATTGGTTTCTCTCCCGAATCGCTCAATCGCAGACAACAATCTTCATTTCAGAAACCACCAAATTCTCTCAACAATCGATCAATGTTCAAGTGGCAAGCAATTGAAGCAAGTTCATGCTCAGATGCTTCGTACCGGCCTCTTCTTCGACCCCTTCTCCGCCAGCAAGCTCATCGCAGCCTCTGCTCTTAAGTCCTCCTCCACTCTTGAGTATGCCCGTGATGTGTTCGACC
This genomic interval from Cucurbita pepo subsp. pepo cultivar mu-cu-16 chromosome LG20, ASM280686v2, whole genome shotgun sequence contains the following:
- the LOC111783364 gene encoding 60S acidic ribosomal protein P0-like — encoded protein: MVVKPTRAQKKTQYDKKLCRLLEEYSHVLIVGADNVGSNQLQSIRKGLRGDSIILMGKNTMMKRSIRIHSEKTGNSAVMNLLPQLVGNVGLIFTKGDLKEVKEEVAKYKVGAPARVGLIAPIDVIVPPGNTGLDPSQTSFFQVLNIPTKINKGTVEIITPVELIKKGDKVGSSEAALLSKLGIRPFSYGLIVVSVYDNGSVFDPEVLDLTEEDLLEKFLSGVSMVASLSLAVSFPTLAAAPHMLINAYKNLLAVAVATEYSFPQADEVKEFLKDPSKFAAAAAPAAGDESGGASAAAAPAEEEKAAEPEEESDGDMIMGLFD